Proteins co-encoded in one Luteolibacter sp. Y139 genomic window:
- a CDS encoding DUF7133 domain-containing protein: MKTLSASTMSLSRSFAFSVCLAAASSAQQQSDFYRREEIPTPKGEVLELGSIALMPDQKIAVTSRRGDLWICTGAYEDDLSKVTWKKFAEGLHEPLGMFWKDGWLYLTQRPEVTRIKDSDNDGVADTFETICSDWSIKGDYHEYAFGSEADKEGNIWVALCLTGSFTADVPFRGWCVRITPDGKMIPTCSGIRSPGGIGFNADGDAFYTDNQGPWNGSSSLKWLKPGSFQGNPQGNKFYDLAPNMGKRPVEPNDLSRIIKERARIKEFVPPAVVLPHAKVGHSPSGFAADTTGGKFGPWEKQIYVGEQTESEVQRISLEKVNGLYQGAVFHFLKGFEAGIVPLRQASDGSVFIGGTNRGWASSGHKPFTFERVRWTGKTPFEMHDISALKDGFEVTFTEPVDPETAGKTESYKMEAWTYIYRAEYGSPEVDQATPKITAATVSPDKKKVRLKVDGMVQGHVHHLQASGVKSASGGKLWHDEGWYTLNEIPK, translated from the coding sequence GTGAAAACCCTCTCCGCGTCCACCATGTCCCTTTCGCGCTCCTTCGCCTTCTCCGTCTGCCTCGCCGCAGCTTCCTCCGCCCAGCAACAATCCGACTTCTACCGCCGCGAGGAAATCCCAACACCCAAGGGCGAGGTCCTGGAGCTCGGCTCCATCGCGCTGATGCCCGACCAGAAGATCGCCGTCACCTCGCGTCGCGGCGACCTGTGGATCTGCACCGGCGCTTACGAAGACGACCTTTCCAAGGTCACCTGGAAGAAGTTCGCCGAAGGCCTTCACGAGCCCCTCGGCATGTTCTGGAAGGACGGCTGGCTCTATCTCACCCAGCGCCCCGAGGTCACCCGCATCAAGGACTCGGACAACGACGGCGTCGCCGACACCTTCGAAACGATCTGCTCCGATTGGTCGATCAAGGGCGACTATCACGAGTATGCCTTCGGCTCCGAAGCCGACAAGGAAGGCAATATCTGGGTGGCGCTCTGCCTCACCGGTTCCTTCACCGCCGACGTCCCATTTCGAGGCTGGTGCGTCCGCATCACGCCGGACGGCAAGATGATCCCCACCTGCTCCGGCATCCGCTCCCCCGGCGGCATTGGCTTCAATGCGGACGGAGACGCCTTCTACACCGACAACCAAGGCCCGTGGAACGGCTCATCCTCGCTGAAATGGCTCAAGCCCGGTTCCTTCCAAGGGAATCCCCAAGGCAACAAGTTCTACGACCTCGCGCCGAACATGGGCAAGCGGCCCGTCGAGCCGAATGACCTCTCGCGCATCATCAAGGAGCGCGCTCGCATCAAGGAATTCGTTCCGCCGGCCGTGGTCCTTCCCCACGCCAAAGTCGGCCACTCTCCCAGCGGCTTCGCCGCGGATACCACCGGCGGAAAATTCGGCCCATGGGAAAAGCAGATCTACGTCGGTGAGCAAACGGAGTCCGAGGTTCAGCGAATCTCCTTGGAAAAGGTAAACGGCCTCTATCAGGGTGCCGTGTTCCATTTCCTGAAAGGCTTCGAGGCCGGCATAGTTCCGCTGCGCCAGGCCAGTGACGGCTCCGTCTTCATCGGCGGCACCAATCGCGGCTGGGCCTCCAGCGGCCACAAGCCCTTCACCTTCGAGCGCGTCCGTTGGACCGGCAAGACTCCCTTCGAGATGCACGATATCTCCGCATTGAAGGATGGCTTCGAGGTCACCTTCACCGAACCCGTCGATCCCGAGACGGCCGGCAAAACGGAGTCCTACAAGATGGAAGCCTGGACCTACATCTACCGCGCCGAATACGGCTCGCCCGAAGTCGACCAAGCCACCCCGAAAATCACCGCCGCCACCGTTTCGCCGGACAAGAAAAAGGTCCGCCTGAAGGTCGACGGCATGGTCCAAGGCCACGTCCATCACCTCCAAGCCTCCGGCGTGAAGTCCGCTTCCGGCGGCAAGCTGTGGCATGACGAGGGCTGGTACACGCTGAATGAAATTCCGAAATAG
- a CDS encoding ankyrin repeat domain-containing protein yields the protein MPSPEETLWNAAWDGDLLAIQECLQKGAAISGRSFNSSSPLEAAAYNGQAAACDLLLEAGADPDATAAPSGETVLHQVITKAGSPQRTRIVKALIAAGADVNRQTVPGVATLCFARDIRARGETALHRAAAYGDVDMITALIAAGADKSTRDTNGDSPLTWASWHLRDNTILRSLLFGEFEGSIPEHCA from the coding sequence ATGCCCTCCCCCGAAGAAACCTTATGGAATGCCGCTTGGGACGGCGATCTTCTCGCAATCCAGGAATGCCTTCAAAAAGGCGCTGCGATCAGTGGCCGCAGCTTCAACAGCAGCAGCCCGCTCGAAGCCGCTGCCTACAATGGCCAAGCCGCAGCCTGCGACCTTCTTCTGGAAGCTGGCGCTGACCCCGATGCAACGGCAGCTCCAAGCGGTGAGACCGTCCTGCATCAGGTGATCACGAAGGCCGGCAGTCCGCAACGCACTCGCATCGTCAAGGCTTTGATCGCCGCGGGAGCCGATGTGAACCGGCAAACAGTCCCTGGCGTTGCGACACTCTGCTTCGCCCGCGACATCCGCGCTCGCGGCGAGACCGCTCTTCACCGCGCCGCCGCCTACGGTGATGTGGACATGATCACCGCCTTGATTGCCGCCGGTGCGGACAAAAGCACCAGAGACACCAACGGCGACTCGCCCCTTACCTGGGCGAGCTGGCACCTGCGCGACAACACCATCCTCCGCAGCCTGCTCTTCGGTGAATTCGAGGGATCGATCCCGGAGCACTGCGCTTGA
- a CDS encoding PA14 domain-containing protein, protein MLRTALFASLCAVPLHAQDGGQLFTLYCSACHGPDGKGATGGAFPPLAGSPWVAGDATRAVKVVLHGLHGEVEVDGRTFNLEMPPQGGVLPDDQIAAILTHVRSSWGNKEQPVTPEFVKATRDATADRKTQWTAEELLKLHPLTATKPPIANLLSQVYQGEWQKLPDFSTLKPGNVEEEHSGKISIAKAGFNESFGMVWQGDLTAPEAGEFRFRLDADDGARVLLDDKEVVKVDGTGPMDGSRGKEGKIELTAGAHKLRVEYFEFHGQEGIALSWRGPGIPSWRNLSDKPPKVGPDPIPVEPQNGRAVVYRNFIAGTTPRAIGIGFPGGVNLAYSADNLTAELIWTGAFMDASRHWVERGQGDQPPAGENVVKLSGSPSLPKDARFRGYKLDPTGNPTFSVQIDKQILLDSWKPAGSAQSPAFLRTLSLKGQGSPVEFLLSEKLPVQKASDKEFGLGNDLSLQAEGATLENRDSKLVLKLAPGQTATLTYRWK, encoded by the coding sequence ATGCTCCGCACCGCGCTCTTCGCCTCCCTTTGCGCCGTTCCCCTTCACGCCCAGGACGGCGGCCAGCTCTTCACCCTCTACTGCTCAGCCTGTCACGGCCCAGACGGGAAAGGCGCCACCGGCGGCGCCTTCCCCCCGCTGGCGGGCAGCCCGTGGGTCGCCGGAGACGCCACCCGCGCGGTGAAAGTCGTCCTCCACGGCCTCCACGGCGAAGTCGAAGTCGACGGCCGCACCTTCAATCTCGAGATGCCCCCGCAGGGCGGCGTCCTGCCCGACGACCAGATCGCCGCCATCCTCACCCACGTCCGCTCGTCGTGGGGAAACAAGGAGCAGCCCGTCACCCCGGAGTTCGTCAAAGCCACCCGCGACGCCACCGCCGACCGCAAGACCCAGTGGACCGCGGAGGAACTTCTCAAGCTCCATCCGCTCACTGCGACCAAGCCACCGATCGCCAACCTCCTTTCCCAAGTCTATCAGGGCGAGTGGCAGAAGCTCCCCGATTTCTCCACCCTGAAGCCCGGCAACGTCGAGGAGGAGCACAGCGGCAAGATCAGCATCGCCAAGGCCGGCTTCAACGAATCCTTCGGCATGGTCTGGCAGGGCGATCTCACCGCCCCGGAGGCTGGCGAGTTCCGCTTCCGCCTCGATGCCGACGATGGCGCACGCGTCCTGCTCGATGACAAGGAAGTCGTCAAAGTCGACGGCACCGGCCCCATGGACGGCAGTCGCGGCAAAGAAGGGAAAATCGAACTCACGGCCGGAGCCCACAAGCTGCGGGTCGAGTATTTCGAATTCCACGGCCAGGAAGGCATCGCCCTCTCCTGGCGCGGCCCAGGCATCCCCTCCTGGCGCAATCTTTCCGACAAGCCGCCCAAGGTCGGCCCCGATCCCATCCCGGTCGAACCGCAAAACGGCCGCGCCGTCGTCTATCGGAACTTCATCGCCGGCACCACACCGCGCGCCATCGGCATCGGCTTTCCCGGCGGTGTGAACCTCGCCTACTCCGCCGATAACCTGACCGCCGAGCTGATCTGGACCGGTGCCTTCATGGATGCCTCGCGCCACTGGGTCGAGCGTGGCCAAGGCGACCAGCCGCCCGCCGGCGAGAACGTCGTGAAGCTCTCAGGCTCCCCCTCCCTTCCCAAGGACGCCCGCTTCCGCGGCTACAAGCTCGATCCCACCGGTAACCCGACTTTCTCCGTGCAGATCGACAAACAGATCCTGCTCGATTCATGGAAGCCCGCCGGCTCCGCCCAGTCACCCGCCTTCCTCCGCACGCTGTCCCTGAAAGGCCAAGGCAGCCCGGTCGAGTTCCTGCTCTCCGAAAAACTCCCGGTCCAGAAAGCCAGCGACAAGGAGTTCGGCCTCGGCAACGACCTCTCGCTCCAAGCCGAAGGTGCCACCCTTGAGAACCGCGATAGCAAACTCGTCCTCAAGCTAGCGCCCGGCCAAACCGCCACTCTCACCTACCGCTGGAAGTGA